In Blastopirellula sediminis, the following proteins share a genomic window:
- the aroE gene encoding shikimate dehydrogenase: MICVSIGRGRHKHIIAEHRHLVDLGVKLVELRLDYINGTIKLKRLLTDRPGPVLVTVRREQDGGRWAPGMEAERQMVLRTAIVEGADYVDIEEDIAANIPRYGSTKRIISYHNFRETPLDIEELHHRMCQLDPDIVKLATMANSPHDNIRMLKLAQRSKVPTIALCMGDMGTPTRILAPKFGVPITYSTYSNERTLAPGQIGYQQMREVYGYEDINADTEIYGVIADPIGHSLSPQLHNACFRQQGMNRCYIPFRVPREHLASFIQEDCPALDIKGLSVTIPHKESIVKLIKKPDAAVTGIGAANTILFGEGGPSGFNSDCDAALASLATAFPKELANPFENKSALVLGAGGVAKAIAWGLKNRGVDVIISSRNDESAAELAESLGCRTVTWDDRGLERVDILINGTPVGMHPNVNESPIDKVRLRAGMVVFDTVYNPEQTLLVKESRQRDCKVVTGVDMFVRQAALQYERFTGVEPSRDLMRDTLKKITGAAKAS; this comes from the coding sequence ATGATCTGCGTCAGCATCGGCCGCGGCCGACATAAACATATCATCGCCGAGCATCGTCACCTGGTCGATTTGGGCGTCAAGCTGGTCGAACTGCGCCTCGACTATATCAACGGTACGATCAAGCTGAAGCGTTTGCTCACCGACCGTCCCGGTCCGGTGCTGGTTACCGTCCGTCGCGAACAGGATGGCGGCCGCTGGGCGCCAGGCATGGAAGCGGAACGTCAGATGGTGCTGCGGACCGCGATCGTCGAAGGCGCCGACTACGTCGATATCGAAGAAGACATCGCCGCCAACATCCCGCGCTACGGCTCGACCAAGCGAATCATCAGCTACCACAACTTCCGCGAGACGCCGCTCGACATCGAAGAGCTCCATCACCGGATGTGCCAGCTCGATCCCGATATCGTCAAACTCGCCACGATGGCCAACTCGCCGCACGACAACATCCGGATGTTGAAACTAGCGCAGCGCAGTAAAGTGCCGACCATCGCACTTTGCATGGGCGACATGGGAACGCCGACCCGCATCCTGGCGCCCAAGTTCGGCGTGCCGATCACCTACTCGACTTACTCGAACGAGCGGACCCTCGCTCCGGGGCAGATCGGCTACCAGCAGATGCGTGAAGTTTACGGCTACGAAGATATCAACGCCGACACCGAGATCTACGGCGTCATCGCCGATCCGATCGGTCATAGCCTCAGCCCACAGCTTCATAACGCTTGCTTCCGTCAGCAAGGAATGAATCGCTGCTACATTCCGTTCCGCGTGCCGCGTGAGCATCTCGCCTCGTTCATCCAGGAAGACTGCCCGGCCCTCGACATCAAAGGGCTGAGCGTCACGATCCCGCACAAAGAATCGATTGTGAAGCTGATCAAGAAGCCGGACGCCGCGGTTACCGGCATCGGCGCCGCCAACACGATCTTGTTTGGCGAAGGGGGCCCGTCCGGTTTCAACTCCGACTGCGACGCCGCGCTGGCCAGCCTGGCGACCGCATTCCCCAAGGAACTCGCCAATCCGTTTGAAAACAAGTCGGCCTTGGTGCTCGGCGCCGGCGGCGTCGCGAAGGCGATCGCGTGGGGGCTGAAGAACCGCGGCGTCGACGTGATCATCTCGAGCCGCAACGACGAAAGCGCCGCCGAATTGGCGGAGAGCCTCGGTTGCCGCACGGTGACCTGGGACGATCGCGGCTTGGAACGGGTCGACATCTTGATTAACGGGACGCCGGTCGGCATGCATCCGAACGTCAACGAATCGCCGATCGACAAGGTTCGTCTCCGCGCTGGCATGGTCGTCTTCGACACCGTCTACAATCCTGAACAGACGCTGCTGGTCAAAGAATCGCGACAGCGCGATTGCAAGGTCGTGACCGGCGTCGACATGTTCGTCCGTCAGGCGGCGCTGCAGTATGAACGGTTCACCGGCGTCGAGCCGTCGCGCGATTTGATGCGGGACACGCTGAAGAAGATCACTGGCGCCGCGAAAGCGAGTTAG
- a CDS encoding shikimate kinase, protein MNLALVGFRGVGKSHVARLLGERLGWPAVDADVELQTRAQQTIAEIFAADGEQAFRDLETAVVADLTQRDQQVIALGGGAVLRAENRAAIRSNCFTVWLTADAETILARISADTATAAQRPGLTDKQPLDEIQHLLEVREPLYREAADAIVDTQTRTPEEAADEIYQLFAPKIESAS, encoded by the coding sequence ATGAATTTGGCGCTCGTGGGGTTTCGCGGTGTCGGCAAGTCGCATGTCGCCCGGTTGTTGGGGGAGCGACTCGGTTGGCCGGCCGTCGACGCTGACGTCGAGCTGCAAACGCGTGCGCAGCAGACCATCGCCGAGATCTTCGCCGCCGATGGAGAACAGGCCTTTCGCGACCTGGAAACGGCCGTGGTCGCCGATCTCACGCAGCGTGATCAACAAGTAATCGCGCTCGGCGGCGGGGCCGTTCTGCGGGCCGAGAACCGCGCTGCGATTCGTTCCAATTGCTTTACCGTTTGGCTGACGGCCGATGCCGAGACGATCCTGGCTCGCATTTCCGCCGATACGGCGACTGCGGCGCAACGTCCCGGTTTGACCGACAAGCAGCCGCTTGACGAGATTCAGCATCTGCTCGAAGTTCGCGAGCCGCTCTATCGCGAAGCGGCCGACGCGATCGTCGATACGCAAACCCGAACGCCGGAAGAAGCGGCCGACGAAATCTACCAACTCTTCGCTCCGAAAATCGAGTCGGCGTCGTAA
- a CDS encoding prepilin peptidase has product MNAWLALSIELRMFLLMVIGAFAGGQINRAIYRLRSTPANIDPWTKPLDGAPPRSWFDWIPVFGWLSLSREVPLHGGYYWVRPLLIDLFFTLVTPYYYWIMVQGELVPEIIMTPAAQMQGTLHATFLSHMALICFMTVATFIDFDERLIPDEITIPGLLLGLIFATVMPMSLLTVPDPPVTYVPIQFSGTIEPTFLRLTTGDQPWPEALNGGMGLAIGLILYLGWWLAITPKIIWWRKGLKRGCDFLVGSFRRYALTPFYLGLLAIGLLGISAVWFLAGGNDSWQGLLSSLCGMAFAGALIWLVRIFAGAALGREAMGFGDVTLMFMIGAYVGWQPSIAVFFLAPMIACLFAVGRWLMTGDVALAFGPYLCFGTMFVFLWWPGFWQQYAPMLVLGWMLPAIFLALPICVGMILWPWQIFKERVLFRDS; this is encoded by the coding sequence GTGAACGCCTGGCTCGCACTATCGATCGAACTGCGGATGTTTTTGCTGATGGTGATCGGTGCGTTCGCCGGCGGCCAGATCAACCGCGCCATCTATCGACTCCGCTCGACCCCTGCGAACATCGATCCGTGGACCAAGCCGCTCGACGGCGCTCCGCCCCGATCGTGGTTCGATTGGATCCCGGTCTTCGGCTGGCTTTCCCTCAGTCGCGAAGTTCCGCTGCATGGCGGCTACTATTGGGTTCGGCCTTTGTTGATCGACCTCTTCTTCACGCTCGTTACGCCCTACTACTACTGGATCATGGTCCAGGGCGAACTTGTGCCGGAGATCATCATGACCCCGGCGGCGCAGATGCAAGGGACCCTACATGCGACGTTCCTCAGTCACATGGCGCTGATCTGCTTTATGACGGTCGCCACCTTCATCGACTTTGACGAACGATTGATCCCCGACGAGATTACGATCCCTGGGCTTTTGCTCGGCTTGATCTTCGCCACCGTGATGCCGATGTCGCTGTTGACGGTGCCCGATCCGCCGGTCACGTACGTGCCAATCCAATTCAGCGGAACGATCGAACCGACCTTCCTGCGACTAACGACCGGCGATCAGCCGTGGCCTGAGGCGTTGAACGGCGGGATGGGACTCGCGATCGGGCTCATCTTGTATCTGGGGTGGTGGCTCGCGATCACGCCGAAGATCATCTGGTGGCGGAAAGGGCTGAAACGGGGCTGCGATTTTCTCGTCGGCAGTTTTCGTCGCTACGCACTGACTCCGTTTTATCTGGGGCTGCTGGCGATCGGTCTGCTTGGAATATCGGCCGTTTGGTTCTTGGCCGGCGGGAATGATTCGTGGCAAGGGCTCCTCTCGTCATTGTGCGGAATGGCGTTCGCCGGAGCGCTCATCTGGCTTGTGCGGATTTTCGCCGGCGCCGCACTTGGACGCGAAGCGATGGGGTTTGGCGACGTGACGCTGATGTTCATGATCGGCGCCTACGTCGGTTGGCAGCCGTCGATTGCGGTCTTCTTTTTGGCGCCGATGATCGCTTGCTTGTTCGCCGTGGGACGTTGGCTGATGACCGGCGACGTCGCCTTGGCGTTTGGTCCCTACCTTTGCTTCGGGACGATGTTCGTCTTCCTCTGGTGGCCCGGTTTCTGGCAACAATACGCGCCGATGTTGGTCCTCGGCTGGATGTTGCCGGCGATCTTCTTAGCGCTGCCGATCTGCGTCGGCATGATCCTCTGGCCCTGGCAAATCTTCAAAGAACGGGTCCTCTTCCGGGATTCGTAA
- a CDS encoding OmpA/MotB family protein has product MFRFVAAILLFAFAVGCTSDAALRQQVQTAQQQQAAQIAEFQRRASGLDANNQDLHAQIAQSQQQARILQDEVGLLKKQLRDAGEQLSMAQQQIASAKQENTTLLASTRQRGGAIITPNNSLQQSVSQIQIPGATVRVDGDLIRIEVPADLVFMTGTNQLHQNAYATLDQVAGVIRQQFPRNLIGVEGHTDNQPASPPFASQHQLSASMAQATFDQLVARGQVPANRMFVVGHGGNHPVVSNATPAGQARNRRVDIVIYPDDASS; this is encoded by the coding sequence ATGTTCCGCTTTGTCGCCGCCATACTGTTGTTTGCGTTCGCCGTTGGGTGCACCAGCGACGCTGCGCTGCGTCAGCAGGTCCAGACCGCTCAGCAGCAACAGGCCGCTCAAATCGCCGAATTCCAACGCCGCGCTTCGGGGCTCGACGCCAACAATCAAGACCTGCACGCTCAGATCGCTCAGTCGCAGCAACAAGCCAGAATCTTGCAGGACGAAGTCGGCCTGCTGAAGAAACAGCTTCGCGACGCCGGCGAACAGCTTTCGATGGCTCAGCAGCAAATCGCTTCGGCCAAGCAAGAGAACACCACGTTGCTGGCGTCGACGCGCCAACGAGGCGGAGCGATCATCACGCCGAACAACAGCTTGCAGCAAAGCGTCTCGCAGATTCAGATTCCTGGCGCTACGGTTCGCGTCGACGGCGATCTGATTCGGATCGAGGTTCCGGCCGATCTGGTCTTCATGACCGGCACCAATCAACTGCATCAAAACGCTTACGCGACGCTCGACCAGGTCGCCGGCGTCATCCGTCAGCAGTTCCCTCGCAACCTGATCGGCGTCGAAGGACATACCGACAACCAACCTGCTTCGCCGCCGTTCGCGTCGCAGCATCAGCTCTCGGCCAGCATGGCCCAAGCGACGTTCGATCAACTGGTCGCTCGCGGCCAGGTGCCGGCCAATCGGATGTTCGTCGTCGGCCACGGGGGCAATCACCCGGTCGTCTCGAATGCGACTCCGGCTGGTCAGGCTCGCAACCGCCGAGTCGACATCGTCATCTACCCGGACGATGCCAGCTCTTAA
- the hisH gene encoding imidazole glycerol phosphate synthase subunit HisH: MITIIDYQMGNLRSVQKAIEKVGHHAVISSDPKEIAQADHLILPGVGAFEDAIAELRHRDMVGPIKDHIAAGKPLLGICLGLQLLFDVGYEGGEHEGLGIVPGKVVRFEVPPELKVPHMGWNQVTFRHKPPIFEGIEPQTHFYFVHSYYVVPDDEAVVAVEATYHKPFCAAIWRDNLIATQFHPEKSQASGLHVLKNFAEWNPSV; the protein is encoded by the coding sequence ATGATCACAATTATCGACTACCAGATGGGCAACCTTCGCAGCGTGCAAAAGGCGATCGAGAAGGTAGGGCACCACGCGGTCATCAGCAGCGACCCGAAGGAAATCGCCCAAGCCGATCACTTGATCCTGCCGGGCGTCGGCGCGTTTGAAGACGCGATCGCCGAGCTCCGTCATCGCGATATGGTCGGTCCGATCAAAGATCACATCGCCGCCGGCAAGCCGCTGCTGGGGATCTGCCTTGGCTTGCAGTTGCTGTTCGACGTCGGCTACGAAGGGGGCGAGCACGAAGGGCTGGGAATTGTGCCTGGCAAGGTCGTTCGGTTTGAAGTTCCGCCGGAGCTGAAGGTCCCCCACATGGGTTGGAACCAGGTAACCTTCCGCCACAAGCCGCCGATCTTCGAAGGGATCGAGCCGCAGACCCACTTCTACTTCGTCCACTCTTATTACGTCGTTCCAGATGACGAGGCGGTCGTCGCTGTCGAAGCGACCTACCACAAGCCGTTTTGTGCCGCGATCTGGCGCGACAATCTGATCGCGACACAGTTCCACCCCGAAAAAAGCCAGGCCAGCGGTTTGCATGTCCTGAAGAACTTCGCCGAGTGGAATCCGTCGGTTTAG